The DNA region GGTCCGGCGAGGTCGTCGACATGGACGGCAACTCCTTCCCGATCACCGCGGGCGTGATGTACGCGCTGGACAAGAACGACGCGCACTTCCTGATCGCCAGCCCGGACGAGGACCTGCGCCTGGTGTGCGTGTTCTCCCCGGCGCTGCGCGGCGACGAGGTGCACAGCCTCGACGAGTCCGGTTCCTCGCACTACTAACTCGCACTTGTTGAACGGTGTTGTCAGCAGGTTCTGGCGGCTGATCAGGCCGCTGTCGGCGTGTTGCTGATCGAATAGGGCGGTGTC from Alloactinosynnema sp. L-07 includes:
- a CDS encoding ectoine synthase gives rise to the protein MIIRELSGVRTVEWGNGLSRRFLVESDGMGYSLTDTTVRAGTKSLLEYRNHLEACYCIEGSGEVVDMDGNSFPITAGVMYALDKNDAHFLIASPDEDLRLVCVFSPALRGDEVHSLDESGSSHY